Genomic segment of Candidatus Equadaptatus faecalis:
AGTGCGGGCGCTGCTTTCGGTACCTGCCGGCATAGCGATTGCACACTGATTGAGCTCCGTGCCTATGCGCTCTTCAAGTTTCTGCCTGAGCGCACGGCTTATGTTAAGAGCTCCCGTGTAATCTACGACGACACCGTCACGCAGTACGCTTGCCGCCTGTTTTTCACACGCGACAGGATTGTTCTCTTCATCAAGGACAACCATAACAATGTAGGCGGTGCCAAGGTCAAGCCCGACTTTGTAACGCGGATTTTTCTTTTTGGGCAGAAAAACCTGCGTTTCCGAGGCTGCGACCTTTTTCATGTAGCTGTTGACTCTTTTCAGGTCAAGCATTGCAACTCTCTCCGAATCTGCTTATGCAATTATTTTGCCCAGCACAAAACCCTGGACATTTGCAGCATTGGCTTCGTCAAAGTCGATGTGCATACGGTATTTCGAGGTTTCCGTTACGCGAAGCACAACGTCTTTGAATATAACAGGACGGTCCGTGAGCGTTTCAACACAGACAATCTGTTTGTCCTTCCAGCCGTGACGCGCCGCAACTTCCGGCGTGACGTGGACATGGCGTTTTGCGCAGATTACGCCTTTGGGTATCGTGATGGAGCCTTTCGGTCCCTCTATCGTAACCTGCCCGCTGTTTTCGAGCTGACCCGAAAGTCTGAGCGGTGCTTCAACGCCGAGTGTCACTGCATCGCTGCGCGACAGCTCGACCTGAGTTTCGGAACGCGCCGGACCAAGCAGGGCAACTCTTGTGAATTTGCCTTTGGGTCCGATAAGATTGACTCTCTGATCCGCAAGGAACTGCCCCGGCTGCGAGAGCGGGCGTTTGGGAATCATTTCGACTCCGTCGCCGAAAAGACGAGCCATATCCGTTTTGCTCAGGTGTACGTGTCTCGCCGACACTTCAATGATGACAAGTGCCGCTTTATCAAT
This window contains:
- the pduL gene encoding phosphate propanoyltransferase, with amino-acid sequence MQDAIVDHVLKAIDKAALVIIEVSARHVHLSKTDMARLFGDGVEMIPKRPLSQPGQFLADQRVNLIGPKGKFTRVALLGPARSETQVELSRSDAVTLGVEAPLRLSGQLENSGQVTIEGPKGSITIPKGVICAKRHVHVTPEVAARHGWKDKQIVCVETLTDRPVIFKDVVLRVTETSKYRMHIDFDEANAANVQGFVLGKIIA